The following proteins are encoded in a genomic region of Nicotiana tomentosiformis unplaced genomic scaffold, ASM39032v3 Un00097, whole genome shotgun sequence:
- the LOC138903869 gene encoding uncharacterized protein, whose product MHDFIMAEDSELCDVICDGPFVPTKNLGDPAVSIPKTRKEFNDADRKAIEKNFHAKQILVCSIGLDEYNRISACQSAKEIWEALHTAHKGTTRVKQSKIDMLIIEYELFRMKDDESIQELHTRFTSIINEFHSLGETIPRNKFVKKILSVLPSSWESKVNAITEAKDLQTLTIDELVGNLKTYEMKKKDNERREPKREKNLVLKTDNNDSSGEEGDMAYLTRRFQKMVRRNGGIPKRESSSKPKNYDLYHKCGKPRHFIKKCPILKQDQYKNNFDKAAKRNPVPDKCFKRKNVVVNVVKQALAAWGDSSSESEEEDDHCDSLMMAVESEATEYDSIFALMAQSDDDDDDDDDDEVNFLDVQRNLKYYSPKKLMSLENVLVDAYHNLINDKDALIVELGEAEQIRDELVIVVVDLKETIENLKKEKDALDEKIANIEHERDDIMVVMVDLKETIECVRKEKETLTERVSNIEHERDDLLVVVVDLKETIGELKMESRPENSQKGNISTQNPTIGIVMAPSL is encoded by the coding sequence ATGCATGACttcatcatggctgaagattcagaGCTATGTGATGTTATCTGTGACGGACCCTTTGTTCCCACCAAGAATCTTGGCGACCCAGCTGTATCCATTCCCAAGACGAGGAAGGAATTCAATGACGCTGATCGAAAGGCCATAGAAAAGAACTTTCATGCAAAGCAAATTCTTGTTTGTAGCATTGGTCttgatgaatataacaggataTCGGCATGCCAATCAGCAAAAGAAATCTGGGAGGCTCTTCATACAGCACACAAAGGAACAACACGGGTTAAGCAATCCAAGATCGACATGCTCATAATTGAATACGAGCTCTTCAGGATGAAAGATGATGAATCCATCCAAGAATTGCATACTCGCTTCACATCCATCATTAATGAGTTTCACTCTCTTGGTGAAACTATTCCAAGAAACAAGTTTGTCAAGAAAATCCTTAGTGTACTGCCCAGTTCTTGGGAAAGCAAAGTGAACGCCATTACAGAGGCGAAGGACTTGCAGACACTGACCATAGATGAACTTGTTGGCAATCTGAAAACatatgaaatgaaaaagaaggacaatgaaagaagagaacccaaaagggagaagaacctggtcctcaagacagacaacaatgaTTCAAGCGGTGAGGAAGgtgatatggcttacttgacaagaagattccagaagatggttcgcaggaatggaggcattccaaaaagggaAAGTTCTAGCAAGCCAAAAAATTATGACCTCTATCATAAATGTGGCAAGCCAAGACACTTCATCAAGAAGTGCCCTATCCTAAAGCAAGATCAGTACAAAAACAACTTTGACAAAGcagccaagaggaacccggttcctgataAATGCTTCAAGAGAAAGAATGTCGTTGTCAATGTTGTAaagcaagctcttgctgcatggggagactcctccagcgaatctgaagaagaagatgatcaTTGTGATAGTTTAATGATGGCAGTGGAAAGTGAAGCAACTGAGTAcgactcaatctttgccttgatggctcagtctgatgatgatgatgatgacgacgacgatgatgaggtaaattttctGGATGTTCAGAGAAATCTGAAATATTATTCACCTAAAAAACTCATGTCTTTGGAAAATGTGTTAGTTGATGCTTATCACaatcttataaatgataaagatGCTTTAATTGTGGAGTTAGGAGAAGCAGAACAAATCAGAGATGAATTAGTAatcgttgttgttgatttaaaggAAACAATTGAGAATCTGAAGAAAGAGAAAGATGCCTTAGATGAAAAAATTGCAAATATAGAACATGAAAGAGATGATATAATGGTCGTTATGGTAGACCTAAAAGAGACCATTGAGTGTgtcagaaaagaaaaagaaaccttAACTGAGAGGGTTTCTAACAttgagcatgagagagatgacctattagtGGTGGTAGTGGACTTGAAGGAAACAATTGGGGAACTTAAAATGGAGAGTAGGCCTGAAAATTCTCAAAAGGGAAATAtctcgacccaaaatcccaccataggcatcgtgatggcacctagtctctaa